The Procambarus clarkii isolate CNS0578487 chromosome 39, FALCON_Pclarkii_2.0, whole genome shotgun sequence genome window below encodes:
- the LOC138372639 gene encoding collagen alpha-1(I) chain-like: MWALAACGLSSMRLLPACGHRQHVGSGSMRAQQHIGSAACGLSRMRAHQHEALAACWIWQHMGSAACGLPPACGLWQNVVSAACGLQPACGLWQHVGSAACGILHMGTQGNMGAPGNMWAPGNMWAPSSKSAVVECGLSSMWAPGTLCAPGRMRAPSSMWAPPRSKWAPGRMWPPGSMWGPGSMWAPASMWAQGSKWAPGNIWFPGSMLVKASMWAPGSKLAPGNIWFPGSM; encoded by the coding sequence atgtgggctctagCAGCATGTGGGCTCAGCAGCATGAGGCTCCTGCCAGCATGTGGGCACAGACAGCATGTGGGCTCTGGCAGCATGCGGGCTCAGCAGCATATAGGCTCAGCAGCATGTGGGCTCAGCAGAATGAGGGCTCACCAGCATGAGGCTCTGGCAGCATGTTGGATCTGGCAGCATATGGGCtcagcagcatgtgggctcccGCCAGCATGTGGGCTCTGGCAAAATGTGGTCtcagcagcatgtgggctccagccAGCATGTGGGCTCTGGCAACACGTGGGCTCTGCAGCATGTGGGATCCTCCACATGGGAACTCAAGGCAACATGGGGGCTCCAGGAAACATGTGGGCTCCAGGAAACATGTGGGCTCCAAGCAGCAAGTCAGCTGTGGTAGAATGTGGGCtcagcagcatgtgggctccaggcacaTTGTGTGCTCCAGGCAGAATGAGGGCTCcaagcagcatgtgggctccaccTCGCAGCAAGTGGGCTCCAGGACGCATGTggcctccaggcagcatgtggggtccaggtagcatgtgggctccagCCAGCATGTGGGCTCAAGGCAGCAAGTGGGCTCCAGGCAACATATGGTTTCCAGGCAGCATGTTGGTTAAAgccagcatgtgggctccaggcagcaagtTGGCTCCAGGCAACATATGGTTTCCAGGCAGCATGTGa